From the Bradyrhizobium ontarionense genome, the window CTCGCGAAGCTCGGCTGGCGCGCCACGACCTCGCTTCAGGACGGCATCGCGCGCGCGTATCAGTCGTTCCTCAAGGAGACGGGGCAGGGCGCAGAGTAGCGTCCGTCCTTGCGAGCCGCGGAAGCGTCGAAGCCGTCCAGGACGCGAACACGAGACTCCGCCTTGCTTCGCGAACCCTGTCATTCGGCCGCGCGTCCCTCGGCGGCTCCTTGCACAGCCCCTATCTTGCTGCGCACCGCCTTGATCTCGCGGACCGGCGACGAGCCGAACATCCGGCCGTATTCGCGCGTGAACTGCGGCACGCTCTGATAGCCGACGGCAAAGGCCGCGCTGCCTGCGGTCATGCCTTCCGCCAGCATCAGCCGTCGCGCCTCGATCAGCCGAAGCTGCTTCTGGAACTGCAGCGGCGACAGTGAGGTGAGGCGGCGGAAGTACTGGTGGAATGACGACGGGCTCATGCCCGCGACGGCCGCCAATTGCTCCACGCGCAAGGGCCCCGCAAACTCGGTGCGCAGCACGGCGACCGCGCGTGCGATGCGCTGCGCGTGGCCATCCGGCCAGCCGAGACGACGGATCGCCGTTCCATGCCGGCCAGTCAACAGCCAGTAGTGCATCTCGCGCAACAGCTGTCCCTGCAGCACCGGTATCGATTCCGGACGATCGAGCAAGCGCATCAGACGTAGCGCAGCGTCGGCCACCTCGCGATCGGTCGGGTCGACTCGGACCGGCGCGTGGTCGTCTCCGCCGGCGTCACCCATCTGTGCCGAGAGATCGGTGAGAATCGCCGGATCGAGCTCGAGCACGAGCGAGAGATAGGGCACCGCGATGCTTGCGCGCGTGATCTGGCTGACGGTCGGCACGTCGGCCGTGATCAACAGCGAATCGCCAGCGGAAAAGCCGAAGCCCTGGCCGCCCATCGTGACATGCTTGCTTCCCTGCACCACGAGGCAGACCAGCGGCCGCGAGATCGCGTAGAGGAGGCCGCTGGGCGCGGTCGCCCGTACGGTCATCAGGCCCGCGATTGGGGGTTGGCCAATACCGGCACCGTCGGCATGGGCTTCGGCGTGGCGGCCCACGGCGTGAAGGAGCGTGCTCATGATGGACCGAGCCTAACCGGTCGACGCCGGCGATGCACCGCATTTTGGAGGATTGGGCAAGAAGCGGCGAGCTTCCGGCAACAAAGGCGTGCGCGCCTGGTCGATATCGGGGTGGTCAAGACCGCAGGAGTTCAGACCATGACCAAGATTGCTCTCGTGACCGGTTCGAGCCGGGGCCTCGGCCGCAACGCCGCGCTCAACATCGCTCGCCATGGTGGCGACGTCGTTCTCACCTACCAGAGCAGGGTGGACGACGCTCACGCGGCTATGGCGGAGATCGCTGCGCTGGGCCGCAAGGCTGTCGCCTTGCAATTGGACACCGGGGACGTCGCAAGTTTCATGTCGTTTGCCGAGCGGCTGCGGACCGCGTTGCGCGAGACCTGGCGGCGCGAGACGTTTGACCATCTCGTCAACAATGCCGGCCATGGCGACTATGCCTTGATCGGCCAGACCACCGAGGCGCAATTCGATCGTCTGGTCAACGTCCATTTCAAGGGCGTCTATTTCCTGACGCAGACATTGCTGCCACTGCTCGCCGATGGTGGTCGCATTGTGAACCTGTCCTCCGGCCTGACCCATACGTCGTTTCCC encodes:
- a CDS encoding AraC family transcriptional regulator yields the protein MSTLLHAVGRHAEAHADGAGIGQPPIAGLMTVRATAPSGLLYAISRPLVCLVVQGSKHVTMGGQGFGFSAGDSLLITADVPTVSQITRASIAVPYLSLVLELDPAILTDLSAQMGDAGGDDHAPVRVDPTDREVADAALRLMRLLDRPESIPVLQGQLLREMHYWLLTGRHGTAIRRLGWPDGHAQRIARAVAVLRTEFAGPLRVEQLAAVAGMSPSSFHQYFRRLTSLSPLQFQKQLRLIEARRLMLAEGMTAGSAAFAVGYQSVPQFTREYGRMFGSSPVREIKAVRSKIGAVQGAAEGRAAE
- a CDS encoding SDR family NAD(P)-dependent oxidoreductase yields the protein MTKIALVTGSSRGLGRNAALNIARHGGDVVLTYQSRVDDAHAAMAEIAALGRKAVALQLDTGDVASFMSFAERLRTALRETWRRETFDHLVNNAGHGDYALIGQTTEAQFDRLVNVHFKGVYFLTQTLLPLLADGGRIVNLSSGLTHTSFPGYAAYAAVKGAVEVLTRYMAKELGDRGIAVNTVAPGAIETDFGGGVVRDNAEINKVFADMTALGRAGLPDDIGPMIASLLSEDNRWVNAQRIEVSGGQGI